Proteins encoded in a region of the Macaca mulatta isolate MMU2019108-1 chromosome X, T2T-MMU8v2.0, whole genome shotgun sequence genome:
- the LOC106992299 gene encoding ferritin heavy polypeptide-like 17, which yields MVVLRGPRRRRHCPCRYRYTLRAPGDPTAFPLLLPAPALPALDPLSQVQRYHHPSCEAAVNTHITLELHASYVYLSMASYFEEDDSALEHFDRYFLRQSQEKREHAQELMRLHNLRGGRICLHDIRKPERQGWESGLEAMECAFHLEKNINKSLLELHQLAKQNGDPHLCNFLENHFLNQQAKTIKELGGYLSNLRKMGAPPAAGLAEYLFDKLTLGRSEKDT from the coding sequence ATGGTGGTGCTCCGaggcccccgccgccgccgccactgcCCATGCCGATACCGCTACACGCTCCGGGCCCCTGGCGACCCCACCGCTTTTCCCCTCTTGCTCCCCGCGCCCGCGCTGCCCGCCCTGGACCCGCTGTCGCAGGTGCAACGGTACCACCACCCCAGCTGTGAGGCCGCCGTCAACACCCACATCACCTTGGAGCTCCACGCCTCCTACGTGTACCTGTCCATGGCCTCCTACTTTGAGGAGGACGACTCGGCCCTGGAGCACTTTGACCGCTACTTCCTGCGCCAGTCGCAGGAGAAAAGGGAGCACGCCCAGGAGCTGATGAGGCTGCACAACCTGCGCGGTGGCCGCATCTGCCTTCACGACATCAGGAAGCCAGAGCGCCAAGGCTGGGAGAGCGGGCTGGAAGCCATGGAGTGTGCCTTCCACCTGGAGAAGAACATCAACAAGAGTCTCCTGGAGCTGCACCAGCTGGCCAAGCAGAACGGCGATCCCCACCTGTGCAACTTCCTGGAGAACCACTTCCTGAACCAGCAGGCCAAGACCATCAAAGAGCTGGGTGGCTACCTGAGCAACCTGCGCAAGATGGGGGCCCCTCCGGCAGCAGGCCTGGCAGAGTACCTCTTTGACAAGCTCACCCTGGGCCGCAGCGAGAAagacacttga